The window CATTCCGATGTCACTGGACGAAGCGGCCATGATCGACGGCGCCAATCGGTGGACGATTTATTGGCGCGTCATCCTCCCGCTCCTCAAACCGGCGATCGCAACCGTCGTCATCATCAAGGGCATCGCCGTCTACAACGAGTTCTACCTGCCATTCCTCTATCTGCAATCAGAGCCGCTCATCTCCACCGCACTGTTCCGGTTCAAAGGACCGTTCGGTGCGCAATGGGAGATCATTGCGGCCGGAACCCTGCTCGTCATCATTCCCACCGTCATCGCCTTTGTGTTCCTGCAGCGCTGGATCTACAAGGGTCTCGTCTCAGGAGCCGTGAAGTGACCATCGCCAACCCCCTCCTCGCGCCCGTGTCGCGCACCCCGATCACTGAGGGATGGACCGTGCGCGCGGCATCGGGACCGGCCGAAGTGGGCCGCCAGCCCCTGCCGGCGACCGTTCCCGGAGTCGTGCACCTAGATCTCATGGCGGCAGGCCTCATCCCCGACCCCTACCTCGACGACAACGAGTCGAAGCTTGCCTGGATCGGCCTCGTCGATTGGACCTTCGAGACTGAGGTAACGGTGACCGCGGAGACTCTCGCGGCCGGCGAGCGGCACGAGCTGGTGTTCGACGGACTGGACACCGTTGCCACCGTCTTGCTGAACGGCGAGCGCATCCTCGAGGTCGCCAACCAGCATCGGAAGCACCGAGTCGACATCACTGACCGTCTTCACGCCGGCGACAACCGACTCACTGTTGAGTTCCGCAGCCCGGTGCGATACGCGAATGCTCAGAGTGTCGCGCTCGGCGCACGCCCGCGACCCTATCCCTTCCCCTACGACGCGATCAGGAAGTCCGCGTGCAGCTTCGGCTGGGACTGGGGGATCGCGACCTACTCGAGCGGGATCTGGCGCCCGGTTCGGCTGGAGACCTGGTCCGGCGCCCGCCTCGGCGACGTGCTCATGGCGGCGGAACCGCACGGAGCCGGCGGCACCGTGCGGGTGAGAGCAGACGTGGTCCGCACCGGCGGCGAGCTTCCCCTCACCGTGACGGTGTCCGTCGCCGGTGAGTCGGCGACCGTCGAAGTCGACGACGAGAGCGGCGTGGACATCGAGGTGCGAATCCCGCAGGTCGAAAGGTGGTGGCCCGCCGGGCACGGCGCGCAACCTCTGTACGACGTCTCGGTAAGGCTCTCGGCCGATGCGTCCCTCCTCGACGAGACGACACGACGGGTCGGATTCCGCACCGTCCGGTGGAACACGGCTCCGGATGAGGCTGGCACGCCGTTCGAGCTGATCGTGAACGATCGAAGCATCTTCGTCAAAGGGGTCAATTGGATCCCGGACGACGCGTTCCCCAGCCGGGTCGACCGCGCCCGGTACCGGCGCCGGCTCGAGCAGGCAACGCAGGCCCACATAAATCTCATCCGAGTGTGGGGCGGAGGCATCTACGAGGCCGACGACTTCTACGACCTCTGCGATGAGCTCGGTCTTCTCACCTGGCAGGACTTCCTGTTCGCGTGCGCAGCGTACTCAGAGGATGAGCCCCTTCGATCGGAGGTGCAGGCCGAAGCGCGCGACAACGTCACGCGCATCGCTCACCACGCGTCCCTCGTCCTGCTCACCGGGAACAACGAGAACCTCTGGGGCTACGAGGACTGGGGGTGGAAGGCACGGCTTGACGGCAAGTCCTGGGGGGAGCACTACTACTACGAGCTGCTGCCGGCCATCGTCGCCGAGATCGCGCCGCATGTTTCGTACGCCCCCGGGAGCCCGTTCAGCCCAGGGGGTGAGCACCCCAACGCCGAGCGACACGGCACCATGCACCTCTGGGAACAGTGGAACCGACTGGACTGGACGACGTATCGAGCGCAGACGCCGCGATTCGTCGCGGAGTTCGGTTGGCAGGGTCCTCCGACCTGGTCCACTCTTACCCAGGCCATCCACGATCAGCCGCTCACGCCGGAGTCTCCGGGGATG of the Microbacterium invictum genome contains:
- a CDS encoding glycoside hydrolase family 2 protein yields the protein MTIANPLLAPVSRTPITEGWTVRAASGPAEVGRQPLPATVPGVVHLDLMAAGLIPDPYLDDNESKLAWIGLVDWTFETEVTVTAETLAAGERHELVFDGLDTVATVLLNGERILEVANQHRKHRVDITDRLHAGDNRLTVEFRSPVRYANAQSVALGARPRPYPFPYDAIRKSACSFGWDWGIATYSSGIWRPVRLETWSGARLGDVLMAAEPHGAGGTVRVRADVVRTGGELPLTVTVSVAGESATVEVDDESGVDIEVRIPQVERWWPAGHGAQPLYDVSVRLSADASLLDETTRRVGFRTVRWNTAPDEAGTPFELIVNDRSIFVKGVNWIPDDAFPSRVDRARYRRRLEQATQAHINLIRVWGGGIYEADDFYDLCDELGLLTWQDFLFACAAYSEDEPLRSEVQAEARDNVTRIAHHASLVLLTGNNENLWGYEDWGWKARLDGKSWGEHYYYELLPAIVAEIAPHVSYAPGSPFSPGGEHPNAERHGTMHLWEQWNRLDWTTYRAQTPRFVAEFGWQGPPTWSTLTQAIHDQPLTPESPGMIVHQKAIDGNAKLSSGLVPHYRVPEEMEMWHWAMQLNQANAVSAALEWFRSHAPHTSGAVVWQLNDCWPVTSWAAIDGGGREKPLFYALRNAFAPRVVTVLPVAGELTVTLVNDTDESWSGDLELRRRDFSGRIMAGDSRHVVVGPRATVRVAVDGAVAEPRDAARELLTAEALGQRGFWWFSEPRDSALPSPEFSLAVSHTDEETFDVEVTAGTILRDLAILVDKIAPSATVDEGLRTLLPGEVATFRISGVAAIAENELREPGILRSANELVAGA